The following DNA comes from Chloroflexota bacterium.
GCCGCTGAATGTGATGTGGCCCCACGATGAGACCGAGGAGATGCGCGAAAACTGGGTGAAGTGGTTCATTCCCGTGAGTAGAGTGTTGGGGTAGGCAGTGATCTATAGATCAGCGGAGAGGCAATATGCCTAGTAACAGAGCAGACGTCGTCATCATAGGGGGCGGCATTTCGGGCCTCAGCACAGCCTACCATCTGGCCAAGGCGGGCAAGGACGTCGTCGTTGTTGAAAAAGGGGTCGTGGGAGCCGAGGCTTCCGGGCGCAACGGCGGGATGATTAGCGAGCGCACAGACGAGCCGGACTTGGTGCCATTGGCGGTGGAGTCTGTGCGACTGTGGCCGACACTGGATGATGAGTTGGGGTATCCTACCGAATTCGTGCAAAAGGGCAGGCTCCAAGTCGCCGTATCGGAAGCGGAAATGGGCCGCTACTTGACCGAGCGCGAAGTCGGGGAGCGGTTCGGCGTGCAGGTGGACGTGTTGGACCCATCCGACATACAGGACATGGCACCCTGTGTCACCGATAGGTCCCTCGGCGGAATCTTTTTTCCCAAGGGTGCTCACGCCAACCCACAGCGGTCGGTCCAGGCATTCGCCTGGGCATTTCAAGATAGGGGTGGCAGGCTCTACCAGCACACCGCTGCCACCGGCTTCAAGCTCACCGGCGGGAGGGTTTCGGCGGTTGAGACGTCTGCCGGCGACATCGAAGCAGACACAGTGGTTTGCGCTGCCGGGCCACAGACGGCATTGTTCCTAGAGATGGTGGGCGTGCGCGTTCCGCTAGCGACGGCACGGGCGGAGATTATTGCCACTGCCCCCTTAGAACCACTCTTTCAGTGCGCCCTGGTGGGCAACGGACTCTACGGGCGCCAGGCCAAGAAGGGTAATCTGCTCTACGGTGGCGGTCCCCACGAATGGATTGATGTGGATCTGATCTCCGATCCCAGCAAACCGAACACTCCCCTCATACGGAATATTGCCAGACGACTTGCGGACCTGTTTCCAGTAGCGGCGGATGTACCGGTGATTCGGAGTTGGGCCGGTGTGATTGAACAGGCCCCGGACTCCCTGCCGATCTTTGACATCCTGGACCACCCGAGCAACTTTGTGTTTGTTTCCGCGTCGGCGCATGGCTTCGCCATCGCAGCCGCCACGGGTAAGGTTGTGGGCGAATTGGTGCTCCACGGCGAGTCCAGCGTTGACATAAGCGGACTGCGCATGGACAGGTTTGGCGACGTCGCGCCGAATTGGCGGGAAGAACTCGGATGGGTTACTGTTTCTTTATGAAGCAGACCAAGACCAATCTCCCATCTACATCATCTCTTGGTGCCGATAGGTCACATGGGTACGATCCTGATTATCAAACGGACCCGTTCACCGCATTCGATTCAGTTAATTCAAATACGAAGCTAGAAGTCCTCAATCTCAACTGGCGCGAAAGCGACTTGCCGGAGCGAATTCGGACAAAGCATGTCCATCGTCTTCATCCCTATCTTGGAAAATTCGTTCCACAGTTGGTCGAGATTTTCCTACGTAAATTTGCGCCTACAACGGTCTGTGATCCATTTTGCGGTTCGGGCACAACCTTGGTTGAAGCGGCATCGCTAGGGATAAATGCGATAGGGTGTGATATTTCCGAATTCAACACCCTAATGACCCGAGTAAAGACGGGCAAGTACGACCTAAGTCTACTCAAGTATGAGATAAACGATGCGTTGGAGAGGGCGCTTGGCACTAACCAACTCTCGTTGCTTGAACAGAAAGCCGAGTATAACGTGAGCGACTACCTACAGTCGTGGTTTGCGCCTCAAGCACTAGATTCGTTGCTAGCATACCGGAAGCACATTGAAGATTACACTTACAGTGACGTCCTCAGGGTGATCTTGTCACGGGCAGCTAGGTCGGCGCGCCTTACAACCCATTTTGACCTCGACTTTCCAAAGCAGCCTCAAACTGAGCCTTATTACTGCTATAAGCATAGCCGAACCTGCAGACCAACAAAGAATTCTGCACAGTTCTTGAAGCGGTATAGCAACGATACACTCAAACGAATTCGTGAGTTTGCTGACGTTCGCAAAAATGTGGCCGTACTTGTAACTACTGACGACACGAGAAGGGCCCAGTTCCCAAAATACGACCTTGTAGTCACCTCGCCACCATATGTGGGGCTTATTGACTATCATGAACAACATAGGTATGCATACGAGTTGCTGGGTTTAGAGTGGAAGGCTGAGGAGGAGATAGGTCCAGCCACGAAAGGAAGCTCGCAGAGAGCGCAAGCTGAGTACGTCAAGAAGATGATCGATTCGTTCGAGAACGTCAAGAAGCGCCTCTCCAAGGGCGGTCGCATGGTGGTTATCGTCAACGATAAGTACGGTCTTTACGAGAAAATCCAAAAGCAGATCGGAGTGACTCTTGAGACTAGACTTGAAAGACACGTAAACAGAAGGACGGGAAGAAGGGCTGGAGATTTCTTCGAGAGCGTTTTGATTTGGGCGGCAAAAGGATAGTAGGGTTGAATACCACGACAAGAGACGCTGTCTTTGGTGTCCTAAAGGAATTTGCCGCAAGTCAGATTCCCAAACTGAGCAAGTGGACGCTCAAAGACATAAGACTCGGGTATCCGTTCCACCAGATTTTCTTTCCTGAAGAAGCAATTTTGGCGGCCAGGGTTGAGCGGAGCGTTGTGACATCGATGGGCACGAGGCTTTACCCAACTTTGGCCAAAGCCGTTGCGCTTGGTCAATACAAAAGTGTACACACCGAGCACGTTGTTGAAGGCACTGTAAACGATGCAGCTATAAATATGATCGAGCAGATTGTGACCGAACTCCGGACGCCTCAATCTCAACGGGAGTCTCCAAGAAGACCTGACCATGAGGGCGAGATGAGAGACATCCTTTATTCGCGTGGCGGTGGACAGTCAAGCAGATCGGTAACTGCCGACCTATACATAGATGACTTTGAACAAAGGCCCTTGTTTGTCGAGTTGAAGACTCCTCTTCCAAATCTGGATGTTGCTGCAGAGTCGAAGAGAAAGCTGCTATATTACTTGACCATAATGAACAGACGAGGAATCGATGGATCCAGGGCGTATTTGGGCCTGACCTACAATCCTTACGTGACGCGAGATCGCTATGGGCACTCATTCACAAAACAAATAATGGACATGGAAAAGCAGGTTTTGATTGGCAGCGAGCTATGGGACTTTATTGGCGGTCCCAACACCTATTCG
Coding sequences within:
- a CDS encoding DNA methyltransferase; its protein translation is MKQTKTNLPSTSSLGADRSHGYDPDYQTDPFTAFDSVNSNTKLEVLNLNWRESDLPERIRTKHVHRLHPYLGKFVPQLVEIFLRKFAPTTVCDPFCGSGTTLVEAASLGINAIGCDISEFNTLMTRVKTGKYDLSLLKYEINDALERALGTNQLSLLEQKAEYNVSDYLQSWFAPQALDSLLAYRKHIEDYTYSDVLRVILSRAARSARLTTHFDLDFPKQPQTEPYYCYKHSRTCRPTKNSAQFLKRYSNDTLKRIREFADVRKNVAVLVTTDDTRRAQFPKYDLVVTSPPYVGLIDYHEQHRYAYELLGLEWKAEEEIGPATKGSSQRAQAEYVKKMIDSFENVKKRLSKGGRMVVIVNDKYGLYEKIQKQIGVTLETRLERHVNRRTGRRAGDFFESVLIWAAKG
- a CDS encoding TdeIII family type II restriction endonuclease; this encodes MNTTTRDAVFGVLKEFAASQIPKLSKWTLKDIRLGYPFHQIFFPEEAILAARVERSVVTSMGTRLYPTLAKAVALGQYKSVHTEHVVEGTVNDAAINMIEQIVTELRTPQSQRESPRRPDHEGEMRDILYSRGGGQSSRSVTADLYIDDFEQRPLFVELKTPLPNLDVAAESKRKLLYYLTIMNRRGIDGSRAYLGLTYNPYVTRDRYGHSFTKQIMDMEKQVLIGSELWDFIGGPNTYSELLLLIEKVRMELPNTVSL
- a CDS encoding FAD-binding oxidoreductase, producing MPSNRADVVIIGGGISGLSTAYHLAKAGKDVVVVEKGVVGAEASGRNGGMISERTDEPDLVPLAVESVRLWPTLDDELGYPTEFVQKGRLQVAVSEAEMGRYLTEREVGERFGVQVDVLDPSDIQDMAPCVTDRSLGGIFFPKGAHANPQRSVQAFAWAFQDRGGRLYQHTAATGFKLTGGRVSAVETSAGDIEADTVVCAAGPQTALFLEMVGVRVPLATARAEIIATAPLEPLFQCALVGNGLYGRQAKKGNLLYGGGPHEWIDVDLISDPSKPNTPLIRNIARRLADLFPVAADVPVIRSWAGVIEQAPDSLPIFDILDHPSNFVFVSASAHGFAIAAATGKVVGELVLHGESSVDISGLRMDRFGDVAPNWREELGWVTVSL